Part of the Desulfobacterales bacterium genome is shown below.
CTGCCAATGTTGGCCGGAATGTCTCCCCATCCCGACCAATTACACGCAGGCGGGCAAGGACTTCTTCTTTCCGCCCTTGTAAGAAGGTGGCTCTTGGCCTGGTACGGCGCAGATTATCGAGATATTGATTCAGGAGCGAGTCATCGAGATCTTCGATATGAGCATTTTTGATTATGTCTTCATCGTGGGTCGGCTGTCCCCGACTGCTCATATAACCGAAGACTTCGTAGTCGGTCATCCGGCGGTTGGTGTTCCCGACACGGATGTACGAGCCTTTCTGCAAGCCCGCACTTTTATAGAAGCACGGTTTCCGATCAACGGGAATCTCCTCGATGGTTACCGCCACTATTGTCTGGTCATCAATCTCATCGATTATAAATTCAGGCCGCAATGCCGGCTCCATTTCATGGGCTGCCAAAAGGGTTAACTCTTCCTGCAACCGATGGGCATCACCCACACCGACTATGGAAAAGTCGCTGGTTTCGTCCAAGCCGAACAGGATCACACCGCCACCTGTCCGGTTGGCAAAAGCAGAAAGCGGCTCAAACAATCGCCTGGGCGTCCCGCCCCGAGCCGCCTTGACCTCAAGGTTGTCGAGTTCAGTCTGCTGCCTCTGCACAGAGGCTATGAGTTGGTGTAATTCTTCCCGTGTCATGACTGTAAATAAAAAACCTCGGCCTCCTATAG
Proteins encoded:
- a CDS encoding putative DNA binding domain-containing protein gives rise to the protein MTREELHQLIASVQRQQTELDNLEVKAARGGTPRRLFEPLSAFANRTGGGVILFGLDETSDFSIVGVGDAHRLQEELTLLAAHEMEPALRPEFIIDEIDDQTIVAVTIEEIPVDRKPCFYKSAGLQKGSYIRVGNTNRRMTDYEVFGYMSSRGQPTHDEDIIKNAHIEDLDDSLLNQYLDNLRRTRPRATFLQGRKEEVLARLRVIGRDGETFRPTLAGLLMFGKYPQEFLPQLTITFIQYYGTTDDERTPQGARFVDNRTFEGPVPEMVAAAESYVMGSMRKASLIEGMFRRDIPEYPQEALREAIANAVAHRDYSSHVRGSYIQIRMFANRLEVSSPGGLFGNVTVDNIDELVTTRKASNATQ